Proteins from one Pontibacter korlensis genomic window:
- a CDS encoding dihydrofolate reductase — protein sequence MIAIVVAAAENNVIGKDNDLIWYLPADLKHFKKLTMGHPMIMGRKTYEAIGKPLPGRTSIVVTSQEDYKADGCVVVHSLEAAFAKAKELDEHVSVIGGANVYEQALPFVDTLYFTRVHHAFEGDAFFPELSEEEWQVVEQEYHEPDERNEYSYTFMTLKKK from the coding sequence ATGATAGCAATAGTTGTAGCCGCCGCCGAGAACAATGTTATCGGCAAGGATAATGACCTGATTTGGTATCTGCCTGCAGACTTAAAACACTTCAAGAAGCTTACGATGGGGCACCCTATGATCATGGGGCGCAAAACGTATGAGGCAATCGGTAAGCCGCTGCCTGGCCGCACTTCTATCGTTGTTACTTCGCAGGAAGATTACAAAGCAGATGGTTGTGTAGTTGTGCATTCATTAGAAGCAGCTTTTGCCAAAGCTAAGGAGTTAGATGAACACGTAAGTGTCATTGGAGGAGCCAATGTATATGAGCAGGCGCTGCCTTTTGTAGATACGCTCTATTTTACTCGTGTGCACCATGCCTTTGAGGGTGATGCTTTTTTTCCGGAGTTATCTGAGGAAGAGTGGCAAGTAGTAGAGCAGGAATACCACGAACCTGATGAAAGGAATGAATACAGCTATACTTTCATGACGCTAAAAAAGAAGTAA
- the fmt gene encoding methionyl-tRNA formyltransferase: MKDLRIVFMGTPDFAVPTLQTLVEHKYNVVAVITAPDKPAGRGQKLNQSPVKEYAVAQGIPVLQPTNLKSEVFLEELRSYRANLQIIVAFRMLPEVVWAMPELGSFNIHASLLPQYRGAAPINWAIINGEKETGVTSFFLKHEIDTGDLIFQERVPILDEDDFGTLYEKLKYSGAELALRTVQAIERGEVQPQPQVTSAETKHAPKIFKDTCEINWGMPAEKVRNFIRGLSPYPAAWSKLNGKNFKIFKVEALENAGYTSELGTVHTDNKTFLHIQTAAGAISVLDLQMEGKKRMPVQDLLRGYNFNV, translated from the coding sequence ATGAAAGATTTGCGCATTGTGTTTATGGGAACGCCGGATTTTGCCGTGCCTACCCTGCAGACACTCGTGGAACACAAGTATAACGTAGTAGCTGTGATCACCGCCCCCGATAAACCGGCCGGCCGTGGACAAAAGCTGAATCAGTCGCCGGTGAAAGAATACGCGGTGGCACAGGGAATTCCGGTACTGCAGCCAACAAATCTCAAATCTGAGGTATTTTTGGAGGAGCTGCGCAGCTATCGAGCTAACCTGCAGATTATTGTGGCGTTCCGCATGCTACCGGAGGTGGTGTGGGCAATGCCTGAGCTTGGGTCTTTTAACATCCATGCTTCGCTGCTGCCGCAGTATCGTGGAGCGGCGCCTATCAACTGGGCTATTATCAACGGCGAGAAAGAAACAGGCGTTACCTCCTTCTTTTTGAAACACGAGATTGATACCGGCGATTTGATTTTTCAGGAGCGAGTGCCTATTCTTGATGAGGATGATTTCGGTACGTTGTATGAAAAGCTAAAGTATAGCGGAGCGGAACTAGCGCTCCGTACAGTTCAGGCTATAGAGCGTGGTGAAGTACAGCCTCAGCCACAGGTAACTTCTGCAGAAACCAAACATGCTCCTAAAATTTTCAAGGATACATGCGAGATAAACTGGGGTATGCCAGCCGAAAAAGTGCGAAACTTCATTCGGGGGCTAAGTCCTTACCCTGCCGCTTGGTCAAAGCTGAACGGCAAGAACTTCAAAATCTTTAAGGTAGAGGCACTGGAAAATGCTGGTTATACTTCTGAGCTAGGAACAGTCCATACCGACAATAAAACTTTTCTGCACATCCAAACTGCTGCCGGAGCCATATCTGTACTTGATTTACAAATGGAAGGTAAAAAGCGGATGCCTGTACAGGACTTATTGCGGGGGTATAACTTTAATGTATAA